A genomic stretch from Canis lupus baileyi chromosome 3, mCanLup2.hap1, whole genome shotgun sequence includes:
- the SENP3 gene encoding sentrin-specific protease 3, whose translation MKETIQGSGSWGPEPPGPGIAPAYSSPRRERIRWPPPPKPRLKSGGGFGPDPGSGTTAPARRLPVPRPSFDASASEEEEEEEEDEDEDEEEEVAAWRLPPRWGQLGASQRPRPPRPTHRKTCSQRRRRAKRAFRMLFYPKSTSLTFHWKLWGRHRGRRRSLAHPKNHLSPQEGGATPQVPSPCCRFDSPRGPPPPRLGLLGALMAEDGVRGSPPMSSGPPVEEDGLRWTPKSPLDPDSGLLSCTLPNGFGGPPGPEGERGLAPPDASILISNVCSIGDHVAQELFQGSDLSAAEEVERPGEKAGQHSPLREEHVTCVQSILDEFLQTYGSLIPLSTDEVVEKLEDIFQQEFSTPSRKGLVLQLIQSYQRMPGNAMVRGFRVAYKRHVLTMDDLGTLYGQNWLNDQVMNMYGDLVMDTVPEKVHFFNSFFYDKLRTKGYDGVKRWTKNVDIFNKELLLIPIHLEVHWSLISVDVRRRTITYFDSQRTLNRRCPKHIAKYLQAEAVKKDRLDFHQGWKGYFKMNVARQNNDSDCGAFVLQYCKHLALSQPFSFTQQDMPKLRRQIYKELCHCKLTV comes from the exons ATGAAAGAGACTATACAAGGGTCCGGGTCTTGGGGGCCTGAGCCTCCTGGACCTGGCATAGCCCCAGCTTACTCAAGTCCCAGACGGGAGCGTATTcgttggcccccaccccccaagccccGACTCAAATCAGGTGGAGGGTTTGGGCCAGATCCTGGGTCCGGGACCACAGCGCCAGCCAGACGCCTCCCTGTCCCTCGGCCCTCTTTTGATGCCTCAGCTagtgaagaggaggaagaagaggaggaagatgaggacgaagatgaggaagaggaagtggCAGCTTGGAGGCTGCCTCCAAGATGGGGTCAGCTGGGGGCCTCCCAGCGACCTCGCCCTCCCCGCCCTACTCATCGAAAAACCTGCTCACAGCGCCGCCGCAGAGCCAAGAGAGCTTTCCGGATGCTGTTCTACCCAAAAAGCACCTCGTTGACATTCCACTGGAAGCTTTGGGGGCGCCACCGGGGCCGGCGGCGGAGCCTCGCACACCCCAAGAACCATCTTTCACCCCAGGAAGGGGGTGCGACACCACAGGTGCCATCTCCCTGCTGTCGTTTTGACTCCCCTCGGGGGCCACCTCCACCCCGGCTGGGTCTGCTAGGTGCTCTCATGGCTGAGGATGGGGTGAGAGGGTCTCCACCAATGTCCTCTGGGCCCCCAGTGGAGGAAGATGGATTAAGGTGGACTCCAAAGTCTCCTCTGGATCCTGACTCTG GCCTCCTCTCTTGTACTCTTCCCAATGGCTTTGGGGGACCACCCGGGCCAGAAGGGGAACGAGGTCTGGCACCCCCTGATGCCAGCATCCTCATCAGCAACGTGTGTAGCATCGGGGACCATGTGGCCCAGGAACTCTTTCAGGGCTCAGATCTGAGTGCTGCAGAAGAGGTGGAGCGGCCTGGGGAAAAGGCTGGCCAGCACAGCCCCCTGCGGGAGGAGCATGTGACCTGCGTACAGA GCATCTTGGATGAATTCCTTCAAACTTATGGCAGCCTCATCCCTCTTAGCACTGATGAGGTGGTAGAGAAATTGGAGGACATTTTTCAGCAGGAGTTCTCTACACCTTCCAG GAAGGGCCTGGTGCTGCAGCTGATCCAGTCGTACCAGCGGATGCCAGGCAATGCCATGGTGAGGGGTTTCCGAGTGGCCTATAAGCGGCATGTACTGACCATGGATGACCTGGGGACCTTGTATGGACAGAACTGGCTCAATGACCAG GTGATGAACATGTATGGAGACCTGGTCATGGACACGGTCCCTGAAAAG GTGCATTTCTTCAACAGTTTCTTCTATGATAAACTCCGCACCAAGGGTTATGATGGGGTGAAAAGGTGGACCAAAAAC GTGGACATCTTCAATAAGGAGCTCCTGCTAATCCCCATCCACCTGGAGGTGCACTGGTCCCTCATCTCTGTTGACGTGAGGCGACGCACCATCACCTACTTTGACTCGCAGCGCACCCTAAACCGCCGCTGCCCTAAG CATATTGCCAAGTACCTACAGGCAGAAGCAGTGAAGAAAGACCGGCTGGATTTCCACCAGGGCTGGAAAGGTTACTTCAAAATG aACGTGGCCAGGCAGAATAATGACAGTGACTGTGGTGCCTTTGTGTTACAG TACTGCAAGCACCTGGCCCTGTCTCAGCCATTCAGCTTCACCCAGCAGGACATGCCCAAACTTCGTCGGCAGATCTACAAGGAGCTGTGTCACTGCAAACTCACTGTGTGA
- the TNFSF13 gene encoding tumor necrosis factor ligand superfamily member 13 produces the protein MPASSPSLLAPKGPPGDMGGPVREPALSVALWLSWGAALGAVACAMALLTQQTELQNLRREVARLQRTGGPSEKEEGYPWLSLQEQSPDALEAWENGERSRRKRAALIHKQKKKHSVLHLVPINITSKEDSDVTEVMWQPALKRGRGLEAQGYVVRVWDSGIYLLYSQVLFHDVTFTMGQVVSREGQGRQETLFRCIRSMPSNPDWAYNSCYSAGVFHLHQGDILSVTIPRGRAKLSLSPHGTFLGFVKL, from the exons ATGCCAGCCTCATCTCCTTCCTTGCTAGCCCCCAAAGGGCCCCCAGGAGACATGGGGGGCCCAGTCCGAGAGCCGGCACTCTCAGTCGCCCTCTGGTTGAGTTGGGGGGCAGCTCTGGGGGCCGTGGCTTGTGCCATGGCCCTGCTGACCCAACAAACAGAGCTGCAAAATCTAAGGAGAGAGGTGGCTCGGCTGCAGAGGACTGGAGGGCCCTCTGAGAAGGAGGAAGGGTATCCATGGCTGAGCCTCCAGGAGCAG AGCCCTGATGCCCTGGAAGCCTGGGAGAATGGGGAGAGATCCCGGAGAAAGAGAGCTGCACTCATCCATAAACAGAAGA aGAAGCACTCGGTTCTGCACCTTGTCCCCATCAATATCACCTCCAAGG AGGACTCTGATGTGACAGAGGTGATGTGGCAACCGGCTCTTAAGCGTGGGAGAGGTCTGGAGGCCCAAGGATATGTTGTTCGAGTCTGGGACTCTGGAATTTATCTGCTGTATAGCCAG GTCCTGTTTCATGATGTGACTTTCACCATGGGTCAGGTGGTGTCTCGGGAGGGCCAGGGAAGGCAGGAGACTCTCTTCCGATGTATCCGAAGCATGCCCTCCAACCCCGACTGGGCCTACAATAGCTGCTACAGTGCGG GTGTCTTCCACCTGCACCAGGGCGATATTCTGAGTGTCACAATCCCCCGGGGAAGGGCGAAACTTAGCCTCTCTCCGCATGGAACCTTCCTGGGGTTTGTGAAACTGTGA
- the TNFSF12 gene encoding tumor necrosis factor ligand superfamily member 12 isoform X1: MAARRSQRRRGRRGEPGTALLAPLALGLGLALACLGLLLAAVSLGSRASAPAQEPSQGELVADEDPDPPELNSQTEESQDPGPFLKRLVRTRRNASKGRKTRARRAIAAHYEVHPQPGQDGGQAGVDGTVSGWEEAKINSSNPLRYDRQSGEFIVTRAGLYYLYCQVHFDEGKAVYLKLDLLVDDALALRCLEEFSATAASSLGPQLRLCQVSGLLPLRPGSSLRIRTLPWAHLKAAPFLTYFGLFQVN, translated from the exons atggcCGCCCGTCGGAGCCAGAGGCGGAGGGGGCGCCGGGGGGAGCCGGGCACCGCCCTGCTGGCCCCGCTCgcgctgggcctgggcctggcgcTGGCCTGCCTCGGCCTCCTGCTGGCCGCGGTCAGCCTGGGGAGCCGGGCATCGGCGCCCGCCCAG GAGCCTTCCCAGGGGGAGCTGGTGGCGGACGAGGACCCGGACCCGCCG GAACTGAATTCCCAGACAGAGGAGAGCCAGGATCCTGGGCCCTTCCTGAAGCGGCTGGTCCGGACTCGCAGGAACG CATCCAAAGGCCGGAAAACGCGGGCTCGCAGAGCCATTGCAGCGCACTATGAAG TTCATCCACAACCGGGACAGGACGGAGGACAGGCCG GTGTGGATGGGACGGTGAGTGGCTGGGAAGAGGCCAAAATCAACAGCTCCAACCCACTGCGCTATGACCGCCAGAGCGGGGAATTTATAGTCACGCGGGCTGGGCTCTACTACCTGTACTGCCAG GTGCACTTTGATGAGGGGAAGGCTGTCTACCTGAAGCTGGACTTGCTGGTGGATGACGCCCTGGCCCTGCGCTGCCTGGAAGAGTTCTCCGCCACAGCCGCCAGCAGCCTGGGCCCCCAGCTCCGCCTCTGCCAAGTGTCTGGGCTGTTGCCCCTCCGGCCCGGGTCCTCCCTGCGGATCCGCACCCTCCCCTGGGCCCATCTCAAGGCCGCCCCCTTCCTTACCTACTTCGGACTCTTCCAGGTTAACTGA
- the TNFSF12 gene encoding tumor necrosis factor ligand superfamily member 12 isoform X2, with translation MAARRSQRRRGRRGEPGTALLAPLALGLGLALACLGLLLAAVSLGSRASAPAQEPSQGELVADEDPDPPELNSQTEESQDPGPFLKRLVRTRRNGVDGTVSGWEEAKINSSNPLRYDRQSGEFIVTRAGLYYLYCQVHFDEGKAVYLKLDLLVDDALALRCLEEFSATAASSLGPQLRLCQVSGLLPLRPGSSLRIRTLPWAHLKAAPFLTYFGLFQVN, from the exons atggcCGCCCGTCGGAGCCAGAGGCGGAGGGGGCGCCGGGGGGAGCCGGGCACCGCCCTGCTGGCCCCGCTCgcgctgggcctgggcctggcgcTGGCCTGCCTCGGCCTCCTGCTGGCCGCGGTCAGCCTGGGGAGCCGGGCATCGGCGCCCGCCCAG GAGCCTTCCCAGGGGGAGCTGGTGGCGGACGAGGACCCGGACCCGCCG GAACTGAATTCCCAGACAGAGGAGAGCCAGGATCCTGGGCCCTTCCTGAAGCGGCTGGTCCGGACTCGCAGGAACG GTGTGGATGGGACGGTGAGTGGCTGGGAAGAGGCCAAAATCAACAGCTCCAACCCACTGCGCTATGACCGCCAGAGCGGGGAATTTATAGTCACGCGGGCTGGGCTCTACTACCTGTACTGCCAG GTGCACTTTGATGAGGGGAAGGCTGTCTACCTGAAGCTGGACTTGCTGGTGGATGACGCCCTGGCCCTGCGCTGCCTGGAAGAGTTCTCCGCCACAGCCGCCAGCAGCCTGGGCCCCCAGCTCCGCCTCTGCCAAGTGTCTGGGCTGTTGCCCCTCCGGCCCGGGTCCTCCCTGCGGATCCGCACCCTCCCCTGGGCCCATCTCAAGGCCGCCCCCTTCCTTACCTACTTCGGACTCTTCCAGGTTAACTGA